The following coding sequences are from one Salvia hispanica cultivar TCC Black 2014 chromosome 3, UniMelb_Shisp_WGS_1.0, whole genome shotgun sequence window:
- the LOC125211302 gene encoding putative RING-H2 finger protein ATL21A, whose protein sequence is MATKTAATLIPLLTLCVSSFLSTIPSLSAAAPCSPQSCHAAFGPQIRFPFHLLHRQSPSCGGRSGFELRCNHRNQTILTLPHSGAFVVDHIDYASQAIFINDPNSCLPRRILNFSAAGSPFRGAYTRSYTFLNCSSDFMDYDPARYTQLDCLSGRNHTVLAMRSDPTAAAPATCRRIKSVRVPIEWELSQFEWTQMDLRDDLELVWNDPPCRNCEIGGGICGFSEGSTVACFRHSGSGLPRSAKYGIIIGVGIPGLVCLIGLICYACGMIRAFNLRSSINSNLPMTISDQRPVIRSVSGLDGPTIQSYPTTVLGESRRLPKANDVCCPICLSDYQPKETLRSIPECNHYFHADCLDEWLKLNGSCPLCRNSPVSSVATPCFSLSVSSSGSSPSTSGIS, encoded by the exons atgGCTACCAAAACAGCAGCAACACTCATCCCTCTCCTCACTCTCTGCGTCTCCTCATTCCTCTCCACAATCCCTTCTCTCTCCGCCGCCGCTCCCTGCAGCCCCCAATCATGCCACGCCGCCTTCGGCCCGCAGATCCGCTTCCCTTTCCACCTACTCCACCGCCAATCGCCCAGCTGCGGCGGCCGATCGGGCTTCGAGCTCCGCTGCAACCACCGGAATCAGACGATCCTAACCCTACCTCACTCCGGCGCCTTCGTGGTGGACCACATAGACTACGCCTCTCAAGCGATCTTCATCAACGATCCGAACTCGTGCCTGCCGCGTCGGATCCTCAATTTCTCGGCTGCCGGCTCGCCATTCCGCGGCGCTTACACTAGGAGCTACACGTTCCTCAATTGCTCCTCCGATTTCATGGATTACGATCCTGCTCGGTACACGCAGCTCGATTGCCTGAGCGGGAGGAACCACACCGTTCTCGCGATGAGATCGGATCCGACGGCCGCGGCGCCGGCGACGTGCAGGAGGATTAAGAGCGTGAGGGTGCCGATTGAGTGGGAGCTGTCGCAGTTCGAGTGGACGCAGATGGATTTGAGGGATGATTTGGAGCTGGTGTGGAATGATCCGCCCTGCCGGAATTGTGAAATTGGGGGCGGGATTTGCGGATTCAGTGAGGGCTCGACAGTTGCCTGCTTCCGCCATTCTGGATCCG GTCTTCCAAGGAGTGCAAAATATGGAATTATAATTGGAGTGGGAATACCGGGATTAGTATGTCTTATAGGGCTCATATGTTACGCTTGTGGCATGATTCGGGCTTTTAACCTCCGAAGTAGCATCAACTCCAACCTCCCGATGACAATCTCCGACCAAAGGCCTGTGATTAGGTCGGTGAGCGGCCTCGATGGGCCCACCATACAGTCGTACCCAACGACAGTGCTAGGGGAAAGTCGTAGACTTCCCAAAGCAAATGATGTTTGTTGTCCAATTTGTCTCTCTGATTACCAACCAAAAGAGACTTTAAGAAGTATTCCCGAGTGTAATCACTATTTTCACGCAGATTGCTTAGATGAGTGGCTTAAGCTCAATGGCTCTTGCCCTTTGTGTAGAAATTCGCCGGTCAGCTCAGTTGCCACCCCGTGTTTCTCACTGTCTGTGTCGTCTTCTGGTTCGTCACCATCAACTTCGGGTATTTCTTAG